A genomic window from Osmerus eperlanus chromosome 5, fOsmEpe2.1, whole genome shotgun sequence includes:
- the slc38a8a gene encoding putative sodium-coupled neutral amino acid transporter 8a has protein sequence MEELARESISLLAKPALDSGSPRLSSLGAIFIMLKSALGAGLLNFPWAFERAGGIRAAVAVEMVCMIFLISGLVILGYSSSISGQTTYQGVVRGVCGPAIGQMCNVVFIFNLFAISVAFLIIVEDQLEKLCASLYELVTRRPEADMPHLWYTDQRLALTLLCVFLVLPLSIPKEISFQKYISVLGTLAATYLTVAIIIKYHTRPAQNVSGYSSGISSWASMFSVIPSICFGFQCHEASITIYSSMENKKLSHWVFISVVSMVICLIIYSLTGIYGYLTFGEDVAADILMSYRGNDVLMFVARVLFGISIVTIYPIVVLLVRSVIQAPLLTLRRRVAVVTEAFESRCRYGLTVAWITVTMLIAMFVPDISKVIIVIGGISAFFIFIFPGLCLIFAMQSEPVSWWTRLALTSWGSVTLLCGAFIFGQSTTTAIMQLLHHV, from the exons ATGGAAGAGTTGGCGAGAGAGAGCATCAGCCTGCTGGCAAAGCCCGCGTTAGATTCGGGCAGCCCGCGGCTCAGCTCGCTGGGTGCGATCTTCATCATGCTGAAGTCTGCCCTGGGCGCCGGTCTACTTAACTTCCCCTGGGCTTTCGAGCGTGCAGGAGGGATCCGCGCCGCCGTCGCGGTGGAAATG gtatGCATGATCTTCCTGATCAGTGGGCTGGTCATCCTGGGGTACTCCTCCTCCATCAGTGGCCAGACGACCTATCAGGGCGTAGTACGGGGCGTCTGCGGCCCTGCGATTGGCCAGATGTGTAATGTGGTGTTCATCTTCAACCTGTTCGCCATCTCCGTGGCCTTCCTGATCATCGTGGAGGACCAGCTGGAGAAAC tgtgtgcttcCCTGTACGAGctggtgaccagacgtccggaGGCTGACATGCCGCACCTCTGGTACACCGACCAGCGCCtcgccctcaccctgctctgtgtctttctcgtcctccccctctccatccccaaaGAGATCAGCTTCCAGAAGTACATCAG tgTGTTAGGAACCCTGGCTGCCACCTACCTGACTGTCGCCATCATAATTAAGTACCACACCAGACCAGCACAGAATGTGTCAGGTTACAGCAGTGG caTCAGTTCCTGGGCCTCCATGTTTAGTGTGATTCCCAGTATCTGTTTTGGCTTCCAG TGCCACGAGGCTAGCATCACCATCTACAGCAGCATGGAGAACAAGAAGCTCTCCCATTGGGTGTTTATCTCTGTGGTTTCCATGGTTATCTGCCTCATCATCTACTCTCTCACTG GGATTTATGGGTACTTGACATTTGGGGAGGATGTGGCGGCGGACATTCTGATGTCGTACCGAGGCAACGATGTTCTGATGTTCGTCGCCAGAGTGCTGTTTGGGATCTCCATAGTCACCATCTACCCCATAGTGGTGCTGCTCGTCAg ATCGGTCATCCAGGcacccctgctaaccctgcgaCGGCGTGTCGCCGTGGTGACCGAGGCGTTTGAGAGTCGTTGCAGGTACGGCCTGACGGTGGCGTGGATCACCGTGACGATGCTGATCGCCATGTTCGTACCGGACATCAGCAAGGTCATCATCGTCATCGGAGGGATCAGCGCCttcttcatcttcatcttccCAG GTCTGTGTCTGATCTTCGCCATGCAGTCGGAGCCGGTGTCGTGGTGGACACGCCTGGCCCTGACCTCCTGGGGCTCCGTCACCCTGCTCTGCGGGGCCTTCATCTTCGGCCAGAGCACCACCACCGCCATCATGCAGCTCCTCCACCACGTCTGA